In a single window of the Longimicrobiales bacterium genome:
- a CDS encoding M20/M25/M40 family metallo-hydrolase, whose translation MPVRHLLLIAVACLAGCTAATSPSSSPAQPAVDETRVRMLLTSLAHDSMQGRRAGTESAAQAARFIAQHMQEIGLTPAGDSGYHQWVHAARVERNGRRRMVLVPDAAALDTVGTADHVYDANVVGMIPGADPALRAEAVVVGAHFDHIGIIAPVDGDSIANGADDDASGVVAVLEIARALRAGPAPKRTVVFVAFAGEEGGGIGSREYLADPVIPLEQTVAQFQIEMIGRPDSLAGGPGKTWLTGYERSTMGAMLADAGIAIVQDPRPDQRFFMRSDNYAFARAGIPAHTLSSFNMHTDYHRVSDEVEHIDFAHMTAVIEEAIRAVRILTDGPRPEWLPGMRPE comes from the coding sequence ATGCCTGTTCGCCACCTGCTGCTGATCGCGGTTGCATGCCTGGCAGGCTGTACCGCAGCCACATCGCCGTCATCGTCGCCCGCGCAACCCGCTGTCGACGAGACGCGCGTCCGGATGCTGCTGACGTCACTCGCGCACGACAGCATGCAGGGACGCCGCGCCGGCACGGAGAGCGCCGCGCAGGCTGCCCGGTTCATCGCACAGCACATGCAGGAGATCGGGCTCACGCCGGCGGGCGACAGCGGCTACCACCAGTGGGTGCATGCCGCGCGCGTCGAGCGGAACGGGCGGCGTCGCATGGTCCTCGTCCCGGATGCTGCAGCGCTGGACACTGTCGGCACCGCCGATCACGTTTACGACGCCAACGTCGTCGGCATGATCCCCGGGGCCGACCCTGCACTGCGCGCTGAGGCCGTGGTCGTCGGGGCGCACTTCGATCACATCGGCATCATTGCACCGGTCGATGGCGATTCCATCGCCAACGGTGCGGATGACGACGCGTCGGGCGTGGTCGCCGTGCTCGAGATCGCGCGGGCGCTGCGCGCCGGCCCCGCGCCGAAGCGTACGGTCGTCTTCGTCGCGTTCGCAGGCGAGGAGGGCGGCGGGATCGGGTCGCGCGAGTACCTGGCAGATCCGGTGATTCCGCTGGAGCAGACGGTCGCGCAGTTCCAGATCGAGATGATCGGCCGCCCGGACTCGCTTGCGGGTGGACCGGGAAAGACCTGGTTGACCGGCTACGAGCGCTCCACCATGGGTGCCATGCTCGCCGACGCGGGCATCGCGATCGTGCAGGACCCGCGACCCGATCAGCGCTTCTTCATGCGCAGCGACAACTACGCGTTCGCCCGAGCCGGCATCCCCGCACACACGCTGTCGTCGTTCAACATGCACACGGATTACCACCGGGTGAGCGATGAAGTCGAGCACATCGATTTCGCGCACATGACCGCGGTGATCGAAGAGGCCATCCGCGCGGTCCGGATCCTGACGGACGGACCCCGACCGGAGTGGCTGCCCGGCATGCGACCGGAGTGA